ATTACGGTCTACGGTTGCTGGGTCAACGCCGCCAACTATTGTAGCCCCATTCTTCATTGCATTTCGAATCAATTGAACAGAGTCACTTTTTAATAAGCCATGCTGCGGGAAAGCAACGATTTCATAGCTTAATACATCCTCATATTTTTTCAAAGCATTTACAGTTGCCTCTAAATTTTTGTGGCCAATTACAGGATCCACATTACAATGAGTACGAATATGGGTATGACCATTTTTCAAATACAATTCAATCATTTTCTCTGCTCTTTCTTGTGCAGTTGGCAGCAACTTCGGCAGCAATTCTTTTTCCTCTTCTAACCGAGTAAATATGCCTTTTGTGAGTGGAGTACAAGCCTTCCATGGTCCTCCGTAGTATGTTTTATCGATGTGAATATGCATATCTCGTAACGTTGGAAGAAGGAGTTGATGGCAGGCCTCAACCTGTTTTTCTTCTATATTTTTTGGGTATACATTTGTAATCTCGACAATTTTTCCATCTTGGATTTTTAAATGGCAAATTTCCGTCTCGGTACCAGTAATACGATCGTTATCGTACTTGAAACCCTTTTCTAAACGGACATTTGTCAGCCAAAAAGTAGTCATTGCAATTCCTCCTATTGTTGAAATAGGAAAAGTACTTTTTTATGCAAAAGTACTTTCCCATTGAAAATGAAAACCTCATTTATTTAATCACTACATCATCAATCATAAGGTAGTTTGCTGCGTTTAACCAAAAACCACTAACGTTTTTACTATGAGCCGCTAAATGCTCGTAGTTACGAATTGGAATATAAACCGCGTCGTCCATTTCAATTTGCATAACTTCTTCATATAGCTTTAAACGTTTAGCTTCATCTGTTTCTTGACGTGCTGCTTCAATTTTTTCATCTACCTCTAGATTACTGTAGTAGAAATGGTTACCTGCAGGCCCCTGTGATGCAGTGTGGAATAAATTATACTGGTTATAGTCTCCGTCACCAGTTGCATTTCCCCAACCGTTGATTACCATTTCATGTTCACCATTATTGATCATTTCAATAAATGCACCGTATTCCATTACTTGAATTTCTACATTTACTCCGATCCCTTTTAATTGAGATTGGATTACTTCTGCCATGTTAACTCGTTCTTTTCGATCACTTGTTAATAATTTAATTTCCAAACCATTTTCATATCCAGCTTCTTTTAACAATTGCTTTGCTTCATTCAAATCATAATCATAAGGCTTAACCTTGTCGCTATATCCTAATACCTTAGGGCTCATCGCCACGTTTGCGAGTGTCCCTACATTATTATATACACCTTTAATAATAGCTTCTCTTTCAATCGCATGGCTGATTGCTTTACGGACTTTTACATCATTAAATGGCTTTTTCTTTGTATTAAATCCAAGATATTCGACAGCTAGTCCTTCTGTACGATAGAGACCCATTGTATCGGAAGCTTCGATTCGTTCAATTTCAGTTACCGGTACTTGGTCGTTGATATGTGCTTCACCCGTTTCAATCATTGCAAGACGTGTGGCATCCTCTGGAACGACCTTAAACACGACAGAATCGATATTAGGTTTCTTGCCCCAGTAGTTTTCATTCTTCTTTAGTGAAATTTCTTGACCACTCTTCCACTCTCCAAACACGAATGGACCAGTACCAACTGGATGCTCAGCTAGTTTTTCAGGATTTTCAGCTAAAGCTTTTGGGCTAATGATGCTGCCCTCCTGACTTGCCAAAATAGATAAAAGCGGTGCATAAGGATAGGCAAGCAATAATTGTACAGTGTATTCATCTATTACTTTTACTTCTGTAATCATTTCAAATTTGGTCCGTTGCGGTGATCCTGTATTTGGATCTAATAAACGATCAAATGTCGCTTTTACTGCCTCTGCGTTAAATGGTGTTCCATCATGGAATGTTACATCATCTCTTAATTTGAATTCCCAAGTCGTATCATTTACTACTGTCCATTCTTTTGCCAAAAGCGGTTGAATTTTAAAATCCTTATCCGGTACGACAAGTCCCTGATAAACCTTTTGGTAAATAATGTTTGCTGATGGGATATCGGTAATAAAATGTGGGTCTAGCTTGGTCGCGTCAGAAAGTCGAACAACTGTTAATGTTCCACCCTCTTTTGTTTCTTCTTTGTTGCTTGCAGCTTCATTAGAAGAATTTGATTTTGTCGAACATGCTTGAACAACTATAAGCAATAATCCTACTAATACTAATAAAATGACATTTTTTATGGATCGTTTTTTTCTCTCCATTCCTCGCCTCTCCTTTGTGTATATTTATAGGATTCTCATTTTAAAAGGAAAAAGTTTTCTGAGTTCCTTTGAAATCCTTATCTGCATTATAGAAGATGATTCACCGGAATATTTACAGAATATTTACAAGAATTTAAACTATTTTGACAAAAAAATTAAAAAATATTTACTTTCCCATTAATTTTGATAATTTTGTACATATCTCAAAAAAAAT
This genomic stretch from Neobacillus niacini harbors:
- a CDS encoding glutathione ABC transporter substrate-binding protein codes for the protein MERKKRSIKNVILLVLVGLLLIVVQACSTKSNSSNEAASNKEETKEGGTLTVVRLSDATKLDPHFITDIPSANIIYQKVYQGLVVPDKDFKIQPLLAKEWTVVNDTTWEFKLRDDVTFHDGTPFNAEAVKATFDRLLDPNTGSPQRTKFEMITEVKVIDEYTVQLLLAYPYAPLLSILASQEGSIISPKALAENPEKLAEHPVGTGPFVFGEWKSGQEISLKKNENYWGKKPNIDSVVFKVVPEDATRLAMIETGEAHINDQVPVTEIERIEASDTMGLYRTEGLAVEYLGFNTKKKPFNDVKVRKAISHAIEREAIIKGVYNNVGTLANVAMSPKVLGYSDKVKPYDYDLNEAKQLLKEAGYENGLEIKLLTSDRKERVNMAEVIQSQLKGIGVNVEIQVMEYGAFIEMINNGEHEMVINGWGNATGDGDYNQYNLFHTASQGPAGNHFYYSNLEVDEKIEAARQETDEAKRLKLYEEVMQIEMDDAVYIPIRNYEHLAAHSKNVSGFWLNAANYLMIDDVVIK